Sequence from the Mytilus galloprovincialis chromosome 13, xbMytGall1.hap1.1, whole genome shotgun sequence genome:
CCTCTTTGATGAACACAAGTATTAATTATGCTTTTGTCAagaaattgtaaaggaaatacaATTCAAGATCACTATAAAAACACAACTCCCAAGCTGAGTTCAAGCGGAGTGAAAACATACATTTGGTAGTGAAATTCTTGTAAAAATACAAGCTGTTTGAGCAGTCTTTTTGATGTACCGACCTTGCTTTAAAAAAGTAACCAGAAATGTCGGTGGCCAAGGCTAAGTTACAAATAACGGAATAATAAGCtcacatatatttttcttttcgtAATATAAATTAACCAATAGATCATCAAGATAATTAAAATACACACTATAGCTCAGATTTAAATCACAAGATTAATTAAATTTAAGGGGAAAAAAACTCACAAAATTTCTATAATAtgaatataactaatataggCTAACACCTAaataatgataaatttaaaacatttacttgaaatgtttttatataaGGTAATCTGCATGGCGCAATACCCGCAAGGGTAGTCGCCATTAAACTTTatttagtagtagtagtagtagtagtcgGTGGCCATCATTTGGGAAATTGCTGTTCATCATGTCGTACCCTTGTGTGCTATGTGACCAGCAAGTCCGACCAAGACAACATGCTCTCCAATGTGAAGATTGTGATAAATGGCAACAAAGGCTTTGCAATACAggtatttacaaatttattattaatttagtTTTTCCTTTGAATCATATTTCGTACTTTCGGTCATATTTGGtacattttgttttactttaatttGGGTTACGACCCTTCCCTGATAAGAATTAAATCTTAAGTGTTATTTGCATTACACATTTGTCCAATAAATGGACAATAGGTATcaattaatagatataaaaagaagatgtggtatgattgcggtatgattcccaatgagacaactatccatcagagtccaaatgatacagaaattaacaactataggtcacctcaCTACGgcctttaatatttttatcagtGTATTAATATTACTTGACTGTAAagaaatatgttatattttaattttttgttatttcaggtATATCAATTACTGATTACCGCCTGATGGTCAATGAAGAAGTCGACATCATTTTCCACTGTGTAGAATGTGTCCGCATACCACAAGATATGGAGGTTGAGGTACATATACgttattgtattatttctttaaatgttGTGTGTTCGACAGAATTGTTTAATTTCTTAtcgtttctttattattttgtattagaagaaaaattgtattaaacataaatgtttcatttttt
This genomic interval carries:
- the LOC143057401 gene encoding pygopus homolog 1-like, which produces MSYPCVLCDQQVRPRQHALQCEDCDKWQQRLCNTGISITDYRLMVNEEVDIIFHCVECVRIPQDMEVEALEVLEAPPSPAPPSPPPSPASPHPAPPSPHQHLHNHLMIRFQTTLLTLHLR